The genomic interval TCCTGGGCAAAACCAGTTATGGAAATGAAGAGTGAAACGAGAACGAGAGAAGTGAATTTTTTCATGCAGGGCGCAGCTTTAGTATTTCAGTACAGATATCTTTGGCAACTTCAGTTTTTGATTTCACTTCATATACCGTTTTCTCTAAGTACTGATTAAAGATAGTAATTTTGTTTGTATCTTTTTGAAAGCCTGCACCAGCGTCATTTAAAGAATTCAGGATAATTAAATCAAGGTTCTTTTTGATCAGTTTAGCTTTTGCATGTTCTTCTTCATTGTTAGTCTCGAGTGCAAAACCAACTAATATTTGCGCCTTGGTTTTGGTCTTGCCTAAAGTGAAAAGAATGTCTGTTGTCTTTTTAAGCGCTATGCTGAACTCTTCTGTTGCTTTTTTAATTTTCTGTGAAGCTACATGAACGGGTGTATAGTCTGCAACTGCTGCGCTCATAATAGTTATGGAACTATCGGCAAAATTTTGCTTACAGGCCTCTAACATCTCGCTGGCTGTAGTTACATCTATCCTGTTTACCTGTTGTTTGCTTTGCTCTGCTGTAGGTCCGCTGATTAAAGTCACCTCTGCTCCTAAGCGGGCCATTTCATCCGCCAGGGCAAAACCCATTTTACCTGAAGAATGGTTACCTATAAAGCGTACCGGATCTATTGGCTCGTAAGTAGGACCAGCTGTAACCATTACTTTTACACCAACAAGGGGAAGACCTTTTTTGATAGTTGCTGAAAGGTACGCTACAATTTCTTCCGGCTCTGCCATTCTTCCTTCTCCATATAAACCACTGGCAAGTTCTCCGCTTGCCGGGGAGATCATGGTATTGCCAAAACTTTGCAGTTTCTGAATATTATCTTTTGTGCTTTGATGTTTCCACATGTCAAGATCCATTGCCGGAGCGTAAAAGACAGGACAT from Pedobacter sp. WC2423 carries:
- the coaBC gene encoding bifunctional phosphopantothenoylcysteine decarboxylase/phosphopantothenate--cysteine ligase CoaBC — its product is MLKNKNIILGVCGSIAAYKSAVLVRLLIKAGANVKVILTADAANFITPLTLATLSKNPVYTKYFEEETGVWSNHVELGLWADYMIIAPASANTIGKMANGLCDNLLSAVYLSAKCPVFYAPAMDLDMWKHQSTKDNIQKLQSFGNTMISPASGELASGLYGEGRMAEPEEIVAYLSATIKKGLPLVGVKVMVTAGPTYEPIDPVRFIGNHSSGKMGFALADEMARLGAEVTLISGPTAEQSKQQVNRIDVTTASEMLEACKQNFADSSITIMSAAVADYTPVHVASQKIKKATEEFSIALKKTTDILFTLGKTKTKAQILVGFALETNNEEEHAKAKLIKKNLDLIILNSLNDAGAGFQKDTNKITIFNQYLEKTVYEVKSKTEVAKDICTEILKLRPA